In the genome of Bradyrhizobium sp. CIAT3101, one region contains:
- the tuf gene encoding elongation factor Tu: MAKAKFERNKPHCNIGTIGHVDHGKTSLTAAITKVLAEAGGATFTAYDQIDKAPEEKARGITISTAHVEYETPNRHYAHVDCPGHADYVKNMITGAAQMDGAILVVSAADGPMPQTREHILLARQVGVPALVVFLNKCDMVDDPELLELVELEVRELLSKYDFPGDKIPIIKGSALAALEDSDKKLGHDAIIELMKNVDSYIPQPERPIDQPFLMPVEDVFSISGRGTVVTGRVERGIVKVGEEIEIVGLRATQKTTVTGVEMFRKLLDQGQAGDNIGALLRGTKREDVERGQVLCKPGSVKPHTKFKAEAYILTKEEGGRHTPFFTNYRPQFYFRTTDVTGVVHLPEGTEMVMPGDNIAMEVHLIVPIAMEEKLRFAIREGGRTVGAGVVASIIE, from the coding sequence ATGGCCAAAGCTAAGTTTGAACGTAACAAGCCGCACTGCAACATCGGTACCATCGGTCACGTCGACCATGGCAAGACGTCGCTGACCGCGGCGATCACCAAGGTTCTCGCCGAAGCCGGCGGTGCGACGTTCACCGCGTACGACCAGATCGACAAGGCGCCGGAAGAGAAGGCGCGCGGCATCACCATCTCGACCGCGCACGTCGAGTACGAGACGCCGAACCGCCACTACGCCCACGTCGACTGCCCCGGCCACGCCGACTACGTGAAGAACATGATCACCGGCGCCGCCCAGATGGACGGTGCGATCCTGGTCGTGTCGGCTGCTGACGGCCCGATGCCGCAGACCCGCGAGCACATCCTGCTCGCCCGCCAGGTCGGCGTTCCCGCGCTCGTCGTGTTCCTCAACAAGTGCGACATGGTCGACGATCCGGAACTGCTCGAGCTCGTCGAGCTCGAAGTCCGCGAGCTGCTCTCCAAGTACGACTTCCCGGGCGACAAGATCCCGATCATCAAGGGTTCGGCGCTCGCCGCTCTCGAGGATTCGGACAAGAAGCTCGGCCACGACGCCATCATCGAGCTGATGAAGAACGTCGACAGCTACATCCCGCAGCCGGAGCGTCCGATCGACCAGCCGTTCCTGATGCCGGTTGAAGACGTGTTCTCGATCTCGGGCCGCGGCACCGTCGTGACCGGCCGTGTCGAGCGCGGCATCGTCAAGGTCGGCGAGGAAATCGAGATCGTCGGTCTCCGTGCGACCCAGAAGACCACCGTCACCGGCGTCGAAATGTTCCGAAAGCTGCTCGATCAGGGCCAGGCCGGCGACAACATCGGTGCGCTGCTCCGCGGTACCAAGCGCGAAGACGTCGAGCGCGGCCAGGTGCTGTGCAAGCCGGGTTCGGTCAAGCCGCACACCAAGTTCAAGGCTGAGGCTTACATCCTCACCAAGGAAGAGGGCGGTCGCCACACCCCGTTCTTCACCAACTACCGTCCGCAGTTCTACTTCCGCACCACCGACGTGACCGGTGTCGTGCATCTGCCGGAAGGTACCGAGATGGTGATGCCGGGCGACAACATCGCGATGGAAGTGCACCTGATCGTGCCGATCGCGATGGAAGAGAAGCTCCGCTTCGCGATCCGCGAAGGTGGCCGCACCGTCGGCGCCGGCGTCGTCGCTTCGATCATCGAGTAA
- the rpsJ gene encoding 30S ribosomal protein S10 produces MNGQNIRIRLKAFDHRILDTSTREIVNTAKRTGAQVRGPIPLPTRIEKFTVNRSPHVDKKSREQFEMRTHKRLLDIVDPTPQTVDALMKLDLAAGVDVEIKL; encoded by the coding sequence ATGAACGGCCAAAATATTCGTATCCGTCTCAAGGCGTTCGACCATCGTATCCTCGATACGTCGACCCGCGAGATCGTGAACACGGCGAAGCGCACCGGTGCGCAGGTCCGCGGACCCATTCCGCTGCCCACCCGCATCGAGAAGTTCACCGTCAACCGTTCGCCCCACGTCGACAAGAAGAGCCGCGAACAGTTCGAGATGCGCACTCACAAGCGTCTGCTCGACATCGTCGATCCGACCCCGCAGACCGTCGATGCTTTGATGAAGCTCGACCTGGCCGCCGGTGTCGACGTCGAGATCAAGCTCTAA
- the rplC gene encoding 50S ribosomal protein L3: protein MRSGVIAQKVGMTRVFTEAGEHIPVTVLKLGNCQVVGHRTEEKNGYVALQLGSGSRKTVYMPKAERGQFAVAKVEPKRQVEEFRVSADAMIPVGAEILADHFVVGQFVDVTGTSVGKGFAGGMKRWNFGGLRATHGVSISHRSIGSTGGRQDPGKTWKNKKMPGHMGVDRITTLNLRVVQLDVERGLILVEGAVPGSKGGWIRVRDAVKKPLPKDAPKPGKFKVAGGEAEAAAQQEGA, encoded by the coding sequence ATGCGCTCCGGAGTGATCGCACAAAAGGTCGGGATGACGCGGGTCTTTACAGAGGCCGGCGAACATATCCCCGTGACCGTGCTGAAGCTCGGCAATTGCCAGGTCGTAGGCCACCGCACTGAAGAGAAGAACGGTTACGTCGCGCTCCAGCTTGGTTCTGGCAGCCGCAAGACCGTGTACATGCCCAAGGCAGAACGCGGCCAGTTCGCGGTCGCCAAGGTCGAGCCGAAGCGGCAGGTCGAGGAGTTCCGCGTTTCCGCGGACGCCATGATCCCCGTGGGCGCCGAGATCCTCGCCGACCACTTCGTCGTCGGCCAGTTCGTCGACGTCACCGGCACCTCGGTCGGTAAGGGCTTCGCCGGCGGTATGAAGCGCTGGAACTTCGGCGGTCTGCGCGCCACGCACGGTGTGTCGATCTCGCACCGTTCGATCGGTTCGACCGGTGGTCGTCAGGACCCCGGCAAGACCTGGAAGAACAAGAAGATGCCCGGCCACATGGGTGTCGATCGCATCACCACGCTCAACCTCCGCGTCGTTCAGCTCGACGTCGAGCGTGGCCTGATCCTCGTCGAAGGCGCCGTTCCCGGCTCCAAGGGCGGCTGGATCCGCGTGCGCGACGCCGTCAAGAAGCCGCTGCCGAAGGACGCTCCGAAGCCCGGCAAGTTCAAGGTTGCGGGCGGCGAAGCCGAGGCTGCGGCCCAGCAAGAGGGTGCGTGA
- the rplD gene encoding 50S ribosomal protein L4, whose amino-acid sequence MELKVTTLEGKEAGSVQLSDAIFGLEPRQDIIARCVQWQLNKRQAGTHKAKGRAEIWRTGKKMYKQKGTGGARHGSARVPQFRGGGRAFGPVVRSHATDLPKKVRALALKHALSAKAKDGDLLVIDKAALEAAKTKALLGHFSGLGLTNALIIDGAELNNGFAAAARNIPNMDVLPIQGINVYDILRRQKLVLTKAAIDALEARFK is encoded by the coding sequence ATGGAATTGAAGGTCACCACGCTCGAAGGTAAGGAAGCCGGCTCGGTCCAGCTTTCCGACGCCATTTTCGGCCTCGAGCCGCGCCAGGACATCATTGCACGTTGCGTGCAGTGGCAGCTGAACAAGCGTCAGGCCGGTACCCACAAGGCCAAGGGCCGCGCCGAAATCTGGCGCACCGGCAAGAAGATGTACAAGCAGAAGGGCACCGGCGGTGCTCGTCACGGCTCGGCCCGCGTGCCGCAGTTCCGCGGCGGCGGTCGTGCCTTCGGTCCGGTGGTGCGCTCGCACGCCACCGACCTGCCGAAGAAGGTCCGTGCGCTCGCTCTCAAGCACGCCCTCTCGGCCAAGGCCAAGGACGGCGATCTGCTCGTGATCGACAAGGCCGCGCTGGAAGCCGCCAAGACCAAGGCGCTGCTCGGTCACTTCTCGGGCCTCGGCCTGACCAACGCGCTGATCATCGACGGTGCCGAGCTCAACAACGGCTTTGCCGCTGCGGCCCGCAACATCCCGAACATGGACGTGCTGCCGATCCAGGGCATCAACGTCTATGACATCCTGCGCCGTCAGAAGCTCGTTCTGACCAAGGCCGCCATCGATGCGCTGGAGGCGCGCTTCAAATGA
- a CDS encoding 50S ribosomal protein L23, which translates to MTKNIEARHYDVIVAPVVTEKATLASEHNKVLFKVAAKATKPQIKEAIEKLFDVKVKSVNTLVRKGKTKVFRGNLGSQSNTKRAIVTLEEGHRIDVTTGL; encoded by the coding sequence ATGACGAAGAACATCGAGGCTCGCCATTACGACGTGATCGTCGCACCGGTCGTCACCGAAAAGGCGACGCTGGCGTCCGAGCACAACAAGGTTCTGTTCAAGGTGGCCGCGAAGGCGACCAAGCCGCAGATCAAGGAAGCGATCGAGAAGCTGTTTGACGTCAAGGTCAAGAGCGTCAACACGCTGGTCCGCAAGGGCAAGACCAAGGTCTTCCGCGGCAATCTCGGCTCGCAGTCGAACACCAAGCGCGCGATCGTGACCCTCGAAGAGGGTCATCGGATCGACGTGACCACCGGTCTGTAA
- the rplB gene encoding 50S ribosomal protein L2: protein MALKKFNPTTPGQRQLVMVDRSALYKGKPVKALTEGKHSSGGRNNTGRITVRFRGGGHKQTLRIVDFKRDKVDAPATVERLEYDPNRTAFIALVKYEDGTQAYILAPQRLAVGDSVIAGNYVDVKPGNVMPLGNMPVGTIIHNIEVKIGKGGQLARSAGTYAQLVGRDQDYVIIRLNSGEQRLVHGRCRGTIGAVSNPDHMNTSIGKAGRNRWLGRKPHNRGVSMNPIDHPHGGGEGRTSGGRHPVTPWGKPTKGKKTRSNKSTNKFILLSRHKRKK from the coding sequence ATGGCACTGAAGAAATTCAATCCCACGACACCTGGCCAGCGCCAGCTGGTCATGGTCGATCGTTCAGCCCTCTACAAGGGCAAGCCGGTCAAGGCGCTCACCGAGGGCAAGCACTCCTCGGGTGGTCGCAACAACACCGGTCGCATCACCGTGCGCTTCCGTGGCGGCGGTCACAAGCAGACCCTGCGCATCGTCGACTTCAAGCGCGACAAGGTCGATGCGCCGGCGACCGTCGAGCGGCTGGAATACGATCCGAACCGCACCGCGTTCATCGCGCTGGTCAAGTACGAAGACGGCACCCAGGCCTATATCCTGGCGCCGCAGCGCCTTGCGGTCGGCGATTCCGTGATTGCCGGCAACTACGTCGACGTGAAGCCGGGCAACGTCATGCCGCTCGGCAACATGCCGGTCGGCACGATCATCCACAACATCGAGGTCAAGATCGGGAAGGGCGGCCAGCTCGCCCGTTCCGCCGGCACCTACGCGCAGCTGGTCGGCCGCGACCAGGACTACGTCATCATCCGCCTGAACTCGGGTGAGCAGCGCCTGGTGCACGGCCGTTGCCGCGGCACGATCGGTGCGGTGTCGAACCCGGACCACATGAACACCTCGATCGGCAAGGCCGGCCGCAACCGCTGGCTGGGCCGCAAGCCGCATAACCGCGGCGTTTCGATGAACCCGATCGACCATCCGCACGGCGGTGGTGAAGGTCGTACCTCGGGCGGTCGTCACCCGGTTACTCCGTGGGGCAAGCCGACCAAGGGCAAGAAGACCCGCAGCAACAAGTCGACCAACAAATTCATTCTCCTAAGCCGCCACAAGCGGAAGAAGTAA
- the rpsS gene encoding 30S ribosomal protein S19, producing MVRSVWKGPFVEGSLLKKADAARASGRHDVIKIWSRRSTILPQFVGLTFGVYNGQKHVPVAVNEEMVGHKFGEFSPTRTFHGHSGDKKAKKA from the coding sequence ATGGTTCGTTCAGTCTGGAAAGGCCCGTTCGTCGAGGGTTCTCTGCTCAAGAAGGCAGATGCCGCGCGCGCGTCCGGCCGTCACGACGTCATCAAGATCTGGAGCCGTCGCTCGACGATCCTGCCGCAGTTCGTCGGCCTGACCTTCGGCGTCTACAACGGTCAGAAGCACGTGCCGGTGGCCGTCAACGAGGAAATGGTCGGTCACAAGTTCGGCGAGTTCTCGCCGACCCGGACCTTCCATGGCCACTCCGGCGACAAGAAAGCCAAGAAGGCTTGA
- the rplV gene encoding 50S ribosomal protein L22, producing the protein MSKPKRERSLAENEAKAVARMLRVSPQKLNLVAQLIRGRKASAALADLQFSRKRIAVDVKKCLESAIANAENNHDLDVDDLVVAQAFVGNGLVMKRFAARGRGRSGRVYKPFSQLTIIVRQVEAEAAAA; encoded by the coding sequence ATGAGCAAACCTAAGCGCGAACGGAGCCTCGCCGAGAACGAGGCCAAGGCGGTCGCCCGGATGCTGCGGGTGAGCCCGCAGAAGCTCAACCTGGTCGCCCAGCTCATTCGCGGCCGGAAGGCTTCCGCTGCGCTCGCCGACCTGCAGTTTTCGCGCAAGCGGATCGCGGTTGACGTGAAGAAGTGCCTGGAATCGGCTATCGCCAATGCCGAGAACAACCACGACCTCGACGTTGACGATCTCGTCGTGGCGCAGGCCTTCGTCGGCAACGGCCTCGTGATGAAGCGCTTTGCCGCCCGCGGCCGTGGCCGCTCGGGCCGTGTCTACAAACCATTTTCGCAGCTGACGATCATTGTTCGTCAGGTCGAAGCCGAAGCAGCAGCGGCTTAA
- the rpsC gene encoding 30S ribosomal protein S3 produces MGQKINPIGLRLGINRTWDSRWFAGKQEYGKLLHEDVKIREILHKELKQAAVARIVIERPHKKCRVTIHSARPGVVIGKKGADIDKLRKKVADITSSDVVINIVEIRKPELDATLVAESIAQQLERRVAFRRAMKRAVQSAMRLGAEGIRINCSGRLGGAEIARMEWYREGRVPLHTLRADIDYGVATAFTTFGTCGVKVWIFKGEILEHDPMAQDKRMAEGETGGSSDRGGRGRRDTAAA; encoded by the coding sequence ATGGGTCAAAAGATCAATCCGATCGGTCTGCGTCTCGGCATCAACCGGACCTGGGATTCCCGCTGGTTCGCCGGCAAGCAGGAATACGGCAAGCTGCTGCACGAGGACGTCAAGATCCGCGAGATCCTGCACAAGGAGCTCAAGCAGGCGGCCGTCGCCCGCATCGTGATCGAGCGTCCGCACAAGAAGTGCCGCGTCACCATCCACTCGGCTCGTCCGGGCGTGGTGATCGGCAAGAAGGGCGCCGACATCGATAAGCTTCGCAAGAAGGTCGCGGACATCACCTCGTCCGACGTCGTCATCAACATCGTCGAAATCCGCAAGCCGGAGCTCGATGCGACGCTGGTGGCCGAGTCGATCGCGCAGCAGCTCGAGCGCCGCGTGGCGTTCCGCCGCGCCATGAAGCGCGCCGTTCAGTCGGCGATGCGTCTCGGCGCGGAAGGCATCCGCATCAACTGCTCGGGTCGTCTGGGCGGTGCGGAAATCGCGCGCATGGAGTGGTATCGCGAAGGTCGCGTGCCGCTGCACACGCTGCGCGCCGACATCGACTATGGCGTTGCGACCGCGTTCACGACCTTCGGCACCTGCGGCGTCAAGGTCTGGATCTTCAAGGGTGAGATCCTCGAGCACGATCCGATGGCCCAGGACAAGAGAATGGCCGAAGGCGAGACGGGTGGTAGCAGCGATCGTGGTGGCCGTGGGCGCCGCGACACGGCTGCAGCCTGA
- the rplP gene encoding 50S ribosomal protein L16, which produces MMQPKKTKFRKAHKGRIHGVATSGATLAFGQFGLKATEPERVTARQIEAARRALTRHMKRAGRVWIRVFPDVPVSKKPAEVRMGSGKGSPELWVARVKPGRVLFEIDGVNTQTAREALTLAAAKLPIKTRFVERIAE; this is translated from the coding sequence ATGATGCAACCTAAGAAAACGAAGTTCCGGAAGGCGCATAAGGGCCGGATTCACGGCGTTGCGACTTCGGGCGCGACGTTGGCATTCGGCCAGTTCGGCCTGAAGGCAACCGAGCCTGAGCGCGTCACTGCGCGTCAGATCGAGGCTGCCCGCCGCGCGCTGACCCGCCACATGAAGCGCGCCGGCCGCGTCTGGATCCGCGTGTTCCCCGACGTTCCGGTGTCGAAGAAGCCGGCCGAAGTCCGCATGGGCTCCGGCAAGGGTTCGCCGGAACTGTGGGTCGCCCGCGTCAAGCCGGGCCGGGTGCTGTTCGAGATCGACGGCGTCAACACCCAGACGGCGCGCGAAGCGCTGACGCTCGCGGCCGCCAAGCTGCCGATCAAGACGCGCTTCGTCGAGCGCATTGCGGAGTAA
- the rpmC gene encoding 50S ribosomal protein L29, whose translation MAQMKIEDIRAMSPDQQDDAVLNLKKERFNLRFQRATGQLENTSRLREARRDIARIKTVAAQARAKKK comes from the coding sequence ATGGCCCAGATGAAGATCGAAGACATCCGCGCGATGAGCCCCGACCAGCAGGACGACGCCGTCCTGAACCTGAAGAAGGAGCGCTTCAACCTGCGCTTCCAGCGTGCCACCGGGCAGCTCGAGAACACCTCGCGCCTGCGCGAGGCCCGTCGTGACATCGCCCGGATCAAGACCGTCGCCGCGCAAGCGCGTGCGAAGAAGAAGTAA
- the rpsQ gene encoding 30S ribosomal protein S17, translating into MPKRTLQGVVVSDKTAKTVVVRVDRRFTHPIYKKTIRRSKNYHAHDENNEFKPGDMVWIEETKPISKLKCWIVIRGEHKKSA; encoded by the coding sequence ATGCCGAAACGTACTTTGCAAGGCGTGGTCGTCAGCGACAAGACTGCCAAGACCGTCGTGGTGCGCGTCGATCGCCGCTTCACGCATCCGATCTACAAGAAGACGATCCGCCGTTCGAAGAACTACCATGCGCACGACGAGAACAACGAGTTCAAGCCGGGCGACATGGTTTGGATCGAAGAGACGAAGCCGATTTCGAAGTTGAAGTGCTGGATCGTGATCCGGGGCGAACACAAGAAAAGCGCCTGA
- the rplN gene encoding 50S ribosomal protein L14, producing MIQMQTNLDVADNSGARRVMCIKVLGGSKRRYATIGDIIVVSIKEAIPRGKVKKGDVMKAVVVRVRKDIRRADGSVIRFDRNAAVLINNQSEPVGTRIFGPVPRELRAKNHMKIISLAPEVL from the coding sequence ATGATTCAGATGCAGACCAACCTCGACGTGGCCGATAATTCTGGCGCACGCCGTGTCATGTGTATCAAGGTGCTCGGAGGCTCCAAGCGCCGCTACGCCACGATCGGCGACATCATTGTCGTCTCGATCAAGGAAGCCATTCCGCGTGGCAAGGTGAAGAAGGGCGACGTGATGAAGGCCGTCGTGGTGCGTGTCCGCAAGGACATCCGCCGCGCTGACGGTTCGGTCATCCGCTTCGACCGCAACGCCGCCGTTCTGATCAACAATCAGTCCGAGCCGGTCGGCACCCGTATCTTCGGGCCCGTGCCGCGCGAGCTGCGCGCCAAGAACCACATGAAGATCATTTCGCTCGCGCCGGAGGTGCTGTGA
- the rplX gene encoding 50S ribosomal protein L24, producing MAAKIRKGDKVVVLTGRDKGRSGEVFEVRPEAGTALVRGINMVKRHQKQTQAQEGGIISKEAPIQLSNIAYVGKDGKPTRVGFKILADGKKVRIAKSSGAEIDG from the coding sequence ATGGCTGCGAAGATCCGCAAGGGCGACAAGGTCGTCGTGCTGACCGGCCGCGACAAGGGTCGCAGCGGCGAAGTGTTCGAGGTGCGCCCCGAGGCCGGTACGGCCCTCGTGCGCGGCATCAACATGGTCAAGCGTCACCAGAAGCAGACGCAGGCCCAGGAGGGCGGCATCATCTCGAAAGAGGCGCCGATCCAACTGTCCAACATCGCGTATGTCGGCAAGGACGGAAAGCCGACCCGCGTCGGATTCAAGATTCTGGCGGACGGCAAGAAGGTCCGCATCGCCAAGAGCTCGGGAGCTGAGATCGATGGCTGA
- the rplE gene encoding 50S ribosomal protein L5, which translates to MAEAAYTPRLRAEYDAKIRTAMTEKFGYENVMQVPRLDKVVLNMGVGDSVNDRKKAETAAAELTQIAGQKAIVTYSRIAIATFKLRENQPIGCKVTLRKARMYEFIDRLVTVALPRVRDFRGLNPKSFDGRGNYSLGIKEHIIFPEIDFDKVTEARGMDITVCTTAKTDEEARALLTAFNFPFRQ; encoded by the coding sequence ATGGCTGAGGCCGCTTACACCCCGCGCCTGCGCGCGGAATACGACGCGAAGATCCGCACTGCCATGACCGAGAAGTTCGGTTATGAGAACGTGATGCAGGTTCCGCGCCTGGACAAGGTCGTGCTGAACATGGGCGTTGGCGATTCCGTCAACGACCGCAAGAAGGCCGAGACCGCCGCTGCCGAACTGACCCAGATCGCCGGCCAGAAGGCGATCGTGACCTACTCGCGTATCGCGATCGCGACCTTCAAGCTGCGTGAAAATCAGCCGATCGGCTGCAAGGTCACGCTGCGCAAGGCCCGCATGTACGAGTTCATCGATCGCCTGGTGACGGTCGCGCTGCCGCGCGTCCGCGACTTCCGCGGCCTGAACCCGAAGAGCTTTGACGGCCGCGGCAACTACTCGCTCGGCATCAAGGAGCACATCATTTTCCCCGAGATCGACTTCGACAAGGTCACGGAAGCCCGCGGTATGGACATCACCGTCTGCACCACGGCCAAGACCGACGAAGAGGCGAGGGCCTTGTTGACCGCTTTCAATTTCCCGTTCCGGCAGTGA
- the rpsN gene encoding 30S ribosomal protein S14, translating into MAKKSSVEKNNRRKRMVKNAAPKRERLKAIIADKTLPMEERFAATLKLAEMPRNSSATRIRLRCELSGRPRSNYRKNKLSRIALRDLGSKGMVPGLVKSSW; encoded by the coding sequence ATGGCAAAGAAGAGTTCAGTCGAGAAGAACAACCGGCGCAAGCGGATGGTGAAGAACGCCGCCCCGAAGCGCGAGCGGTTGAAGGCGATCATCGCCGACAAGACGCTGCCGATGGAAGAGCGGTTCGCCGCGACCCTGAAGCTGGCGGAAATGCCGCGCAATTCGTCGGCCACCCGCATCCGTCTGCGTTGCGAGCTGTCGGGCCGCCCGCGCTCGAACTATCGCAAGAACAAGCTGTCCCGTATCGCGCTCCGCGACCTTGGCTCCAAGGGCATGGTCCCGGGCCTCGTGAAGTCGAGCTGGTAA
- the rpsH gene encoding 30S ribosomal protein S8 yields the protein MSTHDPISDLITRIRNAQLRSKSKVSTPGSKMRENVLEVLKSEGYIRGFATVEHASGRSEIEIELKYFDGEPVIREIERVSKPGRRVYASVKALPRVNNGLGISVLSTPKGIMADHSAREANVGGEVLFTVF from the coding sequence ATGTCTACGCACGATCCAATCAGCGATCTGATCACCCGCATCCGCAATGCGCAGCTGCGTTCCAAGAGCAAGGTCTCCACGCCCGGCTCGAAGATGCGCGAGAACGTGCTCGAAGTGCTGAAGAGCGAAGGCTACATCCGCGGCTTCGCCACGGTCGAGCACGCCTCGGGCCGCAGCGAGATCGAGATCGAGCTGAAGTATTTCGACGGCGAGCCCGTCATCCGCGAGATCGAACGAGTCTCCAAGCCCGGGCGTCGTGTCTACGCCTCGGTGAAGGCTCTGCCGCGGGTCAATAACGGACTCGGTATTTCGGTGTTGTCGACGCCGAAGGGGATCATGGCCGACCACAGTGCGCGTGAAGCGAACGTGGGCGGTGAAGTCCTCTTCACGGTGTTCTGA
- the rplF gene encoding 50S ribosomal protein L6, which yields MSRVGKRPVAVPSGVTATVDGQTVKMKGPKGQLQFVVHDDVEVKLENGQVKVKPRAETNRARALYGTARAQVANLVEGVTKGFEKKLEITGVGYRAAMQGKNLQLALGYSHDVVYAIPEGITITVPKPTEITVTGSDIQRVGQVAAEIRSYRPPEPYKGKGVKYVGEFIFRKEGKKK from the coding sequence ATGTCACGTGTTGGCAAAAGGCCGGTTGCGGTGCCGTCGGGTGTGACCGCGACCGTCGACGGGCAGACCGTCAAGATGAAGGGGCCGAAGGGCCAGCTTCAGTTCGTCGTTCATGACGACGTCGAGGTGAAGCTCGAGAACGGCCAGGTCAAGGTCAAGCCGCGGGCTGAGACCAACCGCGCGCGCGCGCTGTACGGTACGGCTCGCGCCCAGGTCGCGAATCTGGTCGAAGGCGTCACCAAGGGCTTCGAGAAGAAGCTCGAAATCACCGGCGTCGGTTACCGCGCCGCGATGCAGGGCAAGAACCTGCAGCTCGCGCTCGGTTACAGCCACGATGTGGTCTATGCGATCCCGGAAGGGATCACGATCACCGTGCCGAAGCCGACCGAGATCACGGTGACGGGCAGCGACATCCAGCGCGTCGGCCAGGTCGCCGCTGAGATCCGCTCTTATCGCCCGCCGGAGCCCTACAAGGGCAAGGGCGTGAAGTATGTTGGCGAATTCATCTTCCGCAAGGAAGGCAAGAAGAAGTAA
- the rplR gene encoding 50S ribosomal protein L18, with translation MSKAKVTNARRKRSVRLKLRRSGGGRPRLSVFRSSKHIYAQVIDDLKGETLASASSLEKSMRDGGKTGADIDAAKAVGKLLAERAAEKGVKEVVFDRGSYLYHGRVKALADAARESGLSF, from the coding sequence ATGTCCAAAGCCAAGGTTACCAATGCCCGGCGCAAGCGGAGTGTGCGGCTGAAGCTGCGCCGCTCCGGTGGTGGTCGTCCGCGTCTGTCGGTGTTCCGCTCGTCCAAGCACATCTACGCCCAGGTCATCGACGACCTGAAGGGCGAGACGCTGGCCTCTGCCTCGTCGCTCGAGAAGTCGATGCGCGACGGCGGCAAGACCGGCGCCGACATCGATGCGGCGAAGGCGGTCGGCAAGCTGCTGGCCGAGCGCGCCGCCGAGAAGGGCGTCAAGGAAGTCGTGTTCGATCGCGGCAGCTACCTCTACCACGGGCGCGTCAAGGCTCTTGCCGACGCAGCGCGTGAGAGCGGGCTGAGCTTCTAA
- the rpsE gene encoding 30S ribosomal protein S5, whose product MAEREQRGGRDQRGGGRERKEREERDSEFVDKLVHINRVAKVVKGGKRFGFAALVVIGDQKGRAGFGHGKAREVPEAIRKATESAKRNLTRVSLREGRTLHHDIAGRHGAGRVYLRAAPAGTGIIAGGPMRAVFETLGVQDVVAKSIGSSNPYNMVRATFDALKHQDSPRSVAARRNIKVSTLQGRRVGGDAEAAAD is encoded by the coding sequence ATGGCAGAACGCGAACAGCGTGGTGGACGCGATCAGCGCGGCGGCGGACGTGAGCGCAAGGAGCGCGAGGAGCGCGACAGCGAGTTCGTCGACAAGCTCGTCCACATCAATCGCGTGGCGAAGGTCGTCAAGGGCGGTAAGCGCTTCGGTTTCGCAGCGCTGGTCGTGATCGGCGATCAGAAGGGCCGCGCCGGCTTCGGTCACGGCAAGGCGCGCGAAGTACCTGAGGCGATCCGCAAGGCCACCGAGTCCGCCAAGCGCAACCTGACCCGCGTGTCGCTGCGCGAGGGCCGTACGCTGCATCACGACATCGCCGGCCGTCATGGCGCGGGCCGTGTCTACCTGCGTGCCGCCCCGGCCGGTACCGGCATCATCGCCGGCGGTCCGATGCGCGCCGTGTTCGAGACGCTCGGCGTCCAGGACGTGGTGGCGAAGTCGATCGGCTCGTCGAACCCGTACAACATGGTTCGCGCGACCTTCGATGCGCTGAAGCACCAGGACAGCCCGCGTTCGGTCGCGGCGCGCCGCAACATCAAGGTGTCCACCCTTCAGGGTCGTCGCGTCGGCGGCGATGCCGAGGCGGCTGCGGACTAA
- the rpmD gene encoding 50S ribosomal protein L30 — MAKAAKTIKLEQTGSAIRRHHSQRSTLIGLKLNKIGRTSELPDTPAVRGMIEKVHHLVRIVDEK, encoded by the coding sequence ATGGCCAAGGCCGCAAAGACGATCAAGCTTGAGCAGACCGGCAGCGCGATCCGCCGCCATCACTCGCAGCGTTCGACGCTGATCGGGCTCAAGCTCAACAAGATCGGCCGCACCAGCGAACTGCCGGACACCCCGGCCGTCCGCGGCATGATCGAAAAGGTTCACCATCTCGTTCGCATTGTCGACGAGAAGTAA